Proteins encoded together in one Peribacillus asahii window:
- a CDS encoding spore germination protein: MKFKTSKKLIPPEKEGPQKKNTGTTLNEEALRKLFTKCIDIQFSSLQYNQHTITLVYCTGLVNTDMLYQVVPKRFEDFFAHLKGEITLDSLQQLSLPSLQLVKEEEQATDAIFEGKLLFIVQEQNLIMSVDIADRPERQPEETATEVSVKGPRDNFIENITVNYALIRKRLRTTTLVGEAFEIGKRSKTKVSLLYMEDIADQDFLQQIRQKLQSIYIDGLLSGTQLEELINDSPYSVLPRHAYTGRPDFAVESLLNGRFVLLIDGISYAYITPVNLFYLLKSAEDKEYNYLYNSFERLLRIVGISVAAFLPGFWVALTAFHQNQLPLTLLATVIESRRGVPFPTAMEAILMLLLFELFREAGMRLPLAVGQTLSVVGGLIIGDAAIRAGLTSPAMLVVIAGSTVATFTLVNQSLVGTVSLMRFFVIFLVSLFGFVGFFVSIFLVGTYVANIRTFGVPYLSLATQLNMKNVLKAIFRLPAQKKDTRPATLKPHDPTQEGEP; this comes from the coding sequence ATGAAATTTAAAACATCTAAAAAATTAATTCCTCCTGAAAAAGAAGGGCCTCAAAAGAAAAATACAGGCACAACACTAAATGAAGAAGCTTTAAGAAAGCTGTTTACTAAATGTATTGATATTCAATTTTCATCGTTACAATATAATCAGCACACCATCACCCTCGTCTATTGTACGGGCTTGGTGAATACAGACATGTTATATCAGGTTGTTCCTAAGCGATTTGAAGATTTTTTCGCTCACTTAAAGGGAGAGATTACATTAGATTCCCTTCAGCAACTTTCCCTTCCATCTCTTCAACTAGTAAAAGAGGAAGAACAAGCTACCGACGCTATTTTTGAAGGCAAGCTGCTCTTCATTGTACAAGAGCAAAACCTTATCATGTCAGTAGATATTGCCGATCGGCCTGAACGCCAGCCGGAGGAAACGGCAACAGAAGTGAGCGTCAAGGGACCACGTGATAACTTTATTGAAAATATTACAGTGAACTATGCCTTGATTCGGAAGAGGTTGCGTACGACAACGCTTGTCGGAGAAGCTTTTGAAATTGGTAAACGTTCCAAAACAAAAGTATCACTTTTATATATGGAGGATATTGCTGATCAAGATTTTCTCCAACAAATTCGCCAAAAACTTCAGTCTATTTATATAGATGGTCTGTTAAGCGGTACACAGTTGGAAGAACTAATCAATGATAGTCCCTATTCGGTCCTTCCTCGTCATGCTTATACAGGCAGACCTGATTTTGCTGTCGAGTCCTTATTAAACGGCCGCTTCGTTCTATTAATTGATGGCATTTCCTATGCCTATATCACACCAGTTAATCTATTTTATTTATTAAAAAGCGCTGAAGATAAAGAATATAATTATTTATACAACTCTTTTGAAAGGCTGCTTAGAATAGTCGGTATTTCCGTTGCCGCTTTTTTGCCTGGCTTTTGGGTCGCATTAACGGCTTTTCATCAAAATCAACTGCCCTTAACATTATTAGCAACAGTCATTGAATCACGAAGAGGGGTCCCATTCCCTACCGCTATGGAAGCGATCTTAATGTTACTTTTGTTTGAATTATTTAGAGAGGCTGGCATGAGGCTCCCTTTGGCTGTTGGACAAACATTAAGTGTGGTCGGCGGGCTGATTATTGGCGACGCGGCGATTAGAGCTGGCTTAACGAGTCCAGCTATGCTCGTCGTCATTGCCGGTTCTACCGTTGCCACATTTACTTTAGTCAATCAATCCCTTGTAGGGACTGTTTCATTGATGCGCTTTTTCGTCATTTTCCTTGTTTCTCTTTTTGGCTTTGTCGGCTTTTTCGTCTCTATCTTTTTAGTTGGTACATATGTAGCTAACATCCGCACATTTGGAGTACCATACTTATCACTTGCGACACAGCTAAATATGAAGAATGTTCTAAAAGCTATCTTCCGCTTACCAGCTCAGAAAAAGGATACACGCCCCGCCACCCTTAAGCCTCATGACCCTACTCAGGAGGGCGAGCCATGA
- a CDS encoding PepSY domain-containing protein, translated as MMKTFFTKKMMIIAMVTGVLVLGGVSAITAYALNAGTVSKEEAVKSVSEQVNGEVIKVERDLDDTLTYEMTMKTENGYEDVEVNASNGEMIEREYDDDNDDSHPAAKISLEEAEKIALKEVANGTITDVELDMENGLLVYEIEVEKKWLEYDLVIDANTGDVLHVGKED; from the coding sequence ATGATGAAAACATTTTTTACAAAGAAAATGATGATAATAGCAATGGTAACGGGAGTGTTAGTCCTCGGAGGGGTCTCCGCGATTACAGCTTATGCTCTAAATGCAGGGACAGTTTCAAAAGAGGAAGCAGTTAAAAGTGTTTCTGAACAAGTGAATGGCGAAGTGATAAAGGTGGAGCGAGACTTGGATGACACGTTAACATATGAGATGACAATGAAAACAGAAAATGGCTATGAAGATGTTGAAGTGAATGCTTCTAATGGTGAAATGATTGAGCGAGAGTACGACGATGATAATGATGATAGCCACCCGGCAGCTAAGATTAGTCTTGAAGAAGCAGAAAAGATTGCTTTGAAGGAAGTAGCGAATGGGACGATTACAGATGTTGAGTTGGATATGGAAAATGGTTTGCTTGTATATGAAATTGAAGTAGAGAAAAAGTGGTTGGAGTATGACTTAGTGATTGATGCAAACACAGGAGATGTGCTGCATGTAGGGAAGGAAGATTAA
- the msrA gene encoding peptide-methionine (S)-S-oxide reductase MsrA, with amino-acid sequence MQKATFAGGCFWCMVSPFEELPGIEGIISGYTGGHVENPTYEEVKTGTTGHYEAVEITYDPKLFSYERLLNLFWPQIDPTDAGGQFQDRGSQYRTAIFYHNEEQKQLAEASKEKIATSGTFKKPIVTEILRAQTFYPAEEYHQDFHKKNPAHYKDDRKRSGRDAFIEKHWK; translated from the coding sequence ATGCAAAAAGCAACATTTGCAGGCGGATGTTTTTGGTGTATGGTTTCGCCTTTTGAGGAACTGCCGGGAATTGAAGGAATTATTTCTGGTTATACAGGAGGACACGTTGAAAATCCGACGTATGAAGAGGTGAAAACTGGTACGACAGGTCATTATGAAGCGGTTGAAATTACATATGATCCAAAGCTGTTTTCTTATGAACGATTATTAAACTTATTTTGGCCGCAAATTGACCCGACCGATGCAGGAGGACAGTTCCAAGATAGAGGAAGCCAGTATCGGACAGCGATTTTTTATCATAACGAAGAACAGAAGCAATTAGCAGAGGCATCGAAGGAGAAGATTGCAACTAGTGGGACTTTTAAGAAACCGATTGTGACTGAAATCTTACGAGCGCAGACGTTTTATCCTGCTGAAGAATATCATCAAGATTTTCATAAGAAGAATCCAGCTCACTATAAAGATGATCGAAAAAGGTCAGGGCGCGATGCATTTATCGAAAAGCATTGGAAATAA
- a CDS encoding response regulator transcription factor — protein sequence MGKRILIIEDEQSIARVLTLELRHEGYETDTAYTGKTGLAKAEQEQWDLILLDVMLPELNGIEVLRRFRKNNTHTPVILVTARDAVPDKVSGLDHGANDYVTKPFEIEELLARIRVCLRQSHHTNVEEDKNLLMVENLRLQLGTREVRRDNQNIELTSREFDLLVYLMQNKNQVLSREQILTHVWGYDFTGDTNVVDVYIRYIRKKVDDPFECPLIHTHRGVGYSIKEHRR from the coding sequence ATGGGGAAGCGAATCTTAATTATTGAAGATGAACAAAGCATTGCTCGTGTTCTGACGCTTGAATTGCGTCATGAAGGATACGAAACAGATACCGCTTATACAGGAAAAACGGGATTAGCAAAAGCAGAACAGGAACAATGGGACTTAATTTTACTAGATGTTATGCTTCCAGAACTGAATGGGATTGAAGTTCTCCGTCGTTTTCGAAAAAACAATACACATACGCCCGTTATTCTCGTAACAGCTCGGGATGCCGTGCCGGATAAAGTAAGCGGCTTAGACCATGGTGCAAATGATTATGTGACGAAACCGTTTGAAATAGAAGAATTGCTGGCTCGAATACGGGTGTGCTTACGCCAATCCCATCACACAAATGTAGAAGAAGATAAGAACCTTTTAATGGTTGAAAATCTTCGTCTGCAGCTTGGAACGAGAGAGGTCAGAAGGGATAATCAGAACATTGAGCTAACGTCTAGAGAGTTCGATTTACTTGTCTATTTGATGCAAAATAAAAATCAAGTGCTGTCACGTGAACAGATTTTAACACATGTTTGGGGCTATGATTTTACAGGTGATACAAATGTAGTTGACGTATATATCCGTTATATTCGGAAAAAAGTAGACGATCCTTTTGAGTGTCCGTTAATTCATACGCATCGAGGAGTGGGGTATAGCATAAAGGAGCACCGTCGATGA
- a CDS encoding sensor histidine kinase — protein sequence MKIRTKIQWYSILFLTVMLLMLSALVAIAFFWLSLQREQEFLEEQAQLIEDNVGLTSRFADIEPMIPDDGMVRIYHGKENAVSPFTEEEELLALETKYVSEDDFELSKVDGEYVLTYRLPVRNKGQQQGVIEVSQPIESVIDHLVMLTVVLLAMSLFVIFISIFASKRLATLILKPVSIMSRTMVEIEQSGQFKKIPLPDKAKDELEQMGAAFNRMMARLEQNYYQQQQFLSDASHELKTPITVIESYASLLKRWGKEEADIQEEAVEAIHHEALRMKELTQNLLQVASKNNLSIEKVEIVSLCRQVARNFSQTSNRIVQVIAKPEEVTYETDANRFEQVLIILVDNALKYSETEVTVSIEVSEEALMIRVQDQGVGIPKQDIPHVFERFYRVDPSRTRSTGGSGLGLSIAKSIVDSLGGRIAIESEVGVGTTVNISFLIKF from the coding sequence ATGAAAATCAGAACGAAAATTCAATGGTATTCGATATTATTTTTGACAGTCATGCTATTGATGTTAAGTGCTTTAGTAGCAATCGCATTCTTTTGGCTTTCCCTGCAAAGAGAGCAGGAATTTTTAGAAGAGCAAGCTCAACTGATTGAAGACAACGTTGGCTTAACAAGCCGTTTTGCTGATATAGAACCAATGATTCCGGATGACGGGATGGTGCGCATCTATCATGGGAAAGAGAATGCGGTTTCTCCATTTACGGAGGAAGAGGAATTGCTTGCTTTAGAGACAAAATATGTATCAGAGGATGACTTTGAACTAAGTAAAGTTGATGGTGAGTACGTTTTAACGTATCGTTTGCCTGTAAGAAATAAAGGGCAGCAACAGGGCGTTATTGAAGTTTCACAGCCAATTGAATCAGTAATCGATCATTTAGTAATGCTCACAGTTGTGCTCTTAGCTATGTCTTTATTCGTTATTTTTATCTCTATTTTTGCTAGTAAACGGTTAGCGACACTTATCTTAAAGCCTGTTTCCATTATGAGTCGTACGATGGTTGAGATTGAACAGAGCGGTCAATTTAAGAAAATTCCTTTGCCGGATAAAGCGAAGGATGAGCTTGAACAAATGGGAGCCGCTTTTAATAGAATGATGGCTCGTCTAGAGCAAAATTATTATCAACAGCAGCAATTTCTCTCTGATGCTTCTCATGAATTGAAAACACCGATTACGGTGATTGAAAGTTATGCTTCTCTTTTGAAGAGATGGGGAAAGGAAGAGGCGGATATTCAAGAAGAGGCAGTAGAGGCCATTCATCATGAAGCCTTAAGAATGAAGGAACTAACGCAAAATTTATTACAAGTGGCTTCTAAAAACAATCTTTCTATTGAAAAGGTGGAAATCGTTTCATTATGCAGGCAGGTAGCACGGAATTTTAGTCAAACGTCGAATCGCATCGTGCAAGTGATAGCGAAGCCAGAAGAGGTTACTTATGAAACAGATGCTAATCGATTCGAACAAGTACTAATCATTTTAGTTGATAATGCATTGAAATACAGTGAAACGGAGGTTACGGTTTCGATTGAGGTTTCTGAGGAAGCCTTAATGATTCGTGTTCAAGATCAAGGCGTTGGAATTCCTAAACAAGATATACCACATGTTTTCGAGCGGTTCTATCGAGTTGATCCTTCAAGAACAAGAAGTACGGGCGGGAGCGGCCTTGGTTTATCGATTGCTAAATCAATTGTGGATTCACTAGGAGGAAGAATTGCCATTGAAAGTGAAGTAGGAGTTGGAACAACTGTGAATATCTCGTTTCTCATCAAATTTTAA
- a CDS encoding nitrous oxide reductase accessory protein NosL, with protein MKKKLFSFLVLIGVLSMLAACGDKEVQPVAINEETDTCATCNMAVVDNQYATQVILENGKSLIFDDLGCMYEWMSENADQKIDAEFVRDYDNKEWVPADDAAYVYNQSVKTPMAYNVISFEQKADAEKFVANHAGSTLMTADELAKHSWTQNHEMMQNMGEGHSHSEDGTEESGHDMEQENTNH; from the coding sequence ATGAAAAAGAAGCTTTTTAGCTTTTTAGTATTAATAGGTGTGCTATCTATGTTAGCTGCATGCGGTGATAAGGAAGTTCAACCAGTAGCTATCAATGAAGAAACAGATACGTGTGCGACTTGTAATATGGCTGTAGTAGATAATCAGTATGCTACCCAAGTTATTTTAGAAAATGGAAAGTCGCTTATATTTGATGATTTAGGCTGTATGTATGAATGGATGAGTGAAAACGCAGATCAAAAAATCGATGCCGAGTTCGTACGTGATTACGATAATAAAGAGTGGGTGCCAGCGGATGATGCTGCCTATGTATATAATCAATCGGTGAAAACACCAATGGCTTATAATGTAATTTCTTTTGAACAGAAAGCGGATGCCGAGAAATTTGTAGCAAATCATGCAGGTAGTACATTAATGACAGCGGATGAGTTAGCAAAACATAGCTGGACGCAAAATCATGAAATGATGCAGAACATGGGAGAAGGACATTCCCATTCTGAAGATGGAACAGAAGAATCGGGTCATGATATGGAGCAAGAGAATACAAATCATTAA
- a CDS encoding endospore germination permease: MVSIHKTDSITPFQLILIATTTIGLNNHVFAISPLIREVGRDAWITVIITMLLMMLWIPLLMYIHKKTNRQPLFDWLKESIGKKATNILTFIFISYLIVMAGFTLRETITWVSILFLPETPVFLITFLFIFTCWQLAITSLRTLNILNIFLLFFITLLGFFVSFANIQYKNFMLLLPLLEHGYQPVLSGIIYQAAGIAEIFLFLLLQHKVQNPLNWRHFVSIVLILTILTIGPLIGAIIEFGPTEASIQRFPPYEEWGLVSLGNFVEHVDFLSIYQWLAGAFIRLALLLLLMKEILPAKADKLKNKYLFGFSLIIAGIVLVPISDFRFSYLTANIILPGTFLFFFSFSLLISVLVMISSRKKRGSIYEI, encoded by the coding sequence GTGGTTTCTATTCATAAAACGGATTCGATTACTCCATTTCAATTAATCCTTATTGCTACGACAACCATTGGTTTAAATAATCATGTGTTTGCCATCTCTCCTTTGATTAGAGAAGTAGGACGGGATGCTTGGATAACGGTTATCATTACGATGCTGCTCATGATGCTGTGGATACCATTATTAATGTACATTCATAAAAAAACGAATAGACAGCCTTTATTTGACTGGCTTAAAGAATCTATTGGCAAAAAAGCAACTAATATTTTAACCTTTATTTTTATTAGTTATCTTATAGTGATGGCAGGCTTTACTTTAAGAGAAACAATTACATGGGTTAGTATTTTATTCTTACCAGAAACACCCGTATTTTTAATAACCTTTCTGTTCATCTTTACATGCTGGCAGCTTGCTATTACTAGTTTACGCACATTAAATATTCTTAATATTTTTCTATTATTTTTTATTACGTTACTTGGCTTTTTTGTCTCTTTCGCTAATATCCAGTATAAAAATTTCATGCTGCTTCTTCCACTTTTAGAACACGGCTATCAACCTGTGCTAAGTGGCATCATCTATCAAGCAGCTGGTATAGCAGAAATTTTCCTTTTTCTTTTATTACAGCATAAAGTGCAAAACCCGCTCAATTGGCGTCATTTTGTCAGCATCGTTCTTATCTTAACGATTCTAACAATAGGTCCCCTCATTGGGGCGATTATAGAATTCGGACCAACAGAAGCCTCTATACAACGATTCCCCCCCTACGAAGAATGGGGATTAGTATCGTTAGGTAATTTTGTAGAGCATGTAGATTTTTTATCGATTTACCAATGGTTGGCTGGGGCCTTTATTCGCCTCGCTCTATTACTTCTGTTAATGAAAGAAATACTGCCAGCTAAAGCAGACAAGCTTAAAAATAAATATTTATTCGGTTTCTCTCTTATTATTGCGGGAATAGTATTGGTTCCTATTAGTGACTTTAGATTTTCTTACCTGACAGCCAATATTATTTTACCTGGGACATTTTTGTTCTTTTTTAGTTTTTCTCTATTAATAAGTGTACTGGTGATGATTTCTTCAAGGAAAAAACGGGGGTCCATTTATGAAATTTAA
- a CDS encoding right-handed parallel beta-helix repeat-containing protein: MVWIYSSILQTFFTIIEFNNKEKFLRERGEGFMSQLKYMLLILVLVLLLPRETDAATLQSKIERAAPGETIEISEGIYEENLVITKPITLKGQGEVLIRSCEEQPAIMIKGQRVSLEQIQVEYCGEEEEATAISISGSKHQITNFEIETKRYGIRLDGASEVNIQNGLIIGQRKGNGIDLWESSHNTIQNMKIAKVQDGIYLEQSHKNTLRQNHIQGSRYGMHLMFADDNVLEKNIAQYNMTGTMLMRVKHVQVVGNDFSYNRNNVNAQGLLIYFVENSRIAENSLTGNRVGIYMETSEENVMANNKVMDNFIGVQFTKANNNQLTQNTFVGNVNEAQAIESSNNKIHHNYWDASAKLDLKGKGESIFPFVADPYFLTLTADVPEFQLFFQSPGVLLLQKMLKSPADQVLTDEAPLMETTMEVERTETSASALWMMSVGMMIVSTSLFIVGRKRV; the protein is encoded by the coding sequence ATGGTTTGGATTTATTCATCTATTCTTCAAACTTTTTTCACAATTATAGAATTTAATAATAAAGAGAAGTTTTTAAGAGAGCGAGGTGAGGGCTTTATGAGCCAGTTGAAGTATATGCTATTAATTCTCGTTCTAGTTTTGCTTTTGCCGAGGGAAACCGATGCAGCAACATTACAATCTAAAATTGAACGCGCAGCACCTGGTGAAACGATTGAGATATCGGAAGGGATATATGAGGAAAATCTCGTAATTACAAAACCGATTACATTGAAAGGTCAAGGGGAGGTGTTGATTCGTTCGTGTGAAGAACAGCCGGCTATTATGATTAAAGGACAACGTGTTTCACTCGAACAAATCCAAGTAGAATATTGTGGTGAAGAAGAGGAAGCAACAGCTATTTCAATCTCAGGCTCTAAGCATCAGATAACTAATTTTGAAATTGAAACAAAACGTTACGGTATTAGACTTGATGGAGCGAGCGAAGTAAATATACAAAACGGCCTCATTATTGGTCAAAGAAAAGGAAATGGTATTGATTTATGGGAATCTAGTCATAATACGATTCAAAATATGAAGATTGCCAAGGTGCAAGATGGAATTTACTTAGAGCAAAGTCACAAAAATACACTGCGTCAAAATCATATTCAAGGCTCTCGATATGGGATGCATTTAATGTTTGCCGATGATAATGTGCTCGAAAAAAACATCGCTCAGTATAATATGACGGGAACGATGTTAATGCGGGTTAAACATGTGCAAGTGGTAGGCAATGATTTCTCTTATAATCGTAATAATGTTAATGCACAAGGGCTGTTAATTTATTTTGTAGAAAATAGCCGCATTGCTGAAAATTCACTTACTGGAAACCGAGTCGGTATTTATATGGAAACATCTGAAGAAAATGTGATGGCAAACAACAAAGTCATGGATAATTTTATTGGAGTTCAGTTTACTAAGGCGAATAATAATCAATTAACTCAAAATACGTTTGTTGGAAATGTAAATGAAGCGCAAGCAATTGAGAGTTCGAATAATAAAATTCATCATAATTATTGGGACGCTTCAGCTAAGCTCGACTTGAAGGGCAAAGGGGAAAGTATATTCCCGTTTGTGGCAGATCCTTATTTTTTAACATTAACAGCGGATGTGCCTGAATTTCAATTATTCTTTCAGTCACCTGGCGTGCTGCTGCTGCAGAAAATGTTAAAAAGCCCTGCTGATCAAGTATTAACGGATGAAGCGCCTTTGATGGAAACAACGATGGAAGTGGAAAGAACAGAGACATCTGCATCAGCGTTATGGATGATGAGTGTAGGAATGATGATTGTTAGTACAAGCTTATTTATAGTAGGGAGGAAAAGAGTATGA